The proteins below are encoded in one region of Ephemeroptericola cinctiostellae:
- the rfbB gene encoding dTDP-glucose 4,6-dehydratase: protein MILVTGGAGFIGGNFVLQWFAGEHNEPLVNVDKLTYAGNLDTLSSISERDDYFFEKVDIADEAEIKRIIAQYQPRAIVHFAAESHVDRSITDPGAFVRTNVVGTFNLLEQARHYWNDLPEPQKSEFRFLHVSTDEVYGTLETNDPAFCETTPYQPNSPYSASKAGSDMLVRAYYHTYGFPVVTTNCSNNYGPYQFPEKLIPVVILNALAGKPLPIYGNGQNIRDWLYVGDHCAAIRLALANGRLGETYVVGGINEKTNMEVVHSICTILDEVRPRDAGSYAEQITFVKDRPGHDARYAINPEKIQTELGFKPAHTFETGLRETVLWYLNNNEWITRVQTGEYTQWVDQHYAQARGV, encoded by the coding sequence ATGATTTTAGTGACGGGCGGAGCGGGTTTTATTGGTGGCAATTTTGTGTTGCAATGGTTTGCGGGCGAACACAACGAGCCTCTGGTCAATGTGGACAAATTGACGTATGCAGGCAATTTAGACACCCTATCGAGCATCTCTGAACGCGATGACTACTTTTTTGAAAAAGTGGACATTGCCGATGAAGCTGAAATCAAACGCATCATTGCCCAATACCAGCCCCGCGCCATTGTGCATTTTGCTGCCGAATCTCATGTGGATCGCTCGATCACCGACCCAGGTGCTTTTGTGCGCACCAATGTGGTGGGCACATTCAATTTACTTGAACAAGCGCGCCATTACTGGAATGATCTGCCCGAACCACAAAAATCAGAGTTTCGTTTTTTACACGTCTCAACTGATGAGGTGTATGGCACTTTAGAAACAAACGACCCCGCTTTTTGTGAGACCACCCCATACCAACCCAACAGCCCATACTCAGCCTCAAAAGCAGGCTCAGACATGCTGGTGCGTGCGTATTACCACACGTATGGCTTTCCTGTTGTCACCACCAACTGCTCCAACAACTATGGCCCGTATCAGTTTCCAGAAAAATTGATTCCCGTGGTCATTCTCAACGCCTTGGCAGGAAAACCATTGCCCATTTATGGTAACGGCCAAAACATCCGTGACTGGCTCTATGTGGGCGATCATTGCGCTGCCATTCGCCTGGCTTTAGCCAATGGTCGCTTGGGTGAAACTTATGTGGTGGGTGGCATCAACGAAAAAACAAACATGGAAGTGGTTCACTCAATTTGCACCATCCTTGATGAAGTTCGCCCACGCGATGCAGGTTCGTATGCCGAACAAATCACTTTTGTTAAAGACCGCCCAGGTCATGATGCTCGATATGCGATCAATCCCGAAAAAATTCAAACTGAACTTGGTTTCAAACCCGCCCATACATTCGAGACGGGTTTACGTGAAACCGTGCTGTGGTATTTAAATAACAATGAATGGATCACCCGCGTACAAACGGGTGAATACACTCAATGGGTTGACCAACATTATGCGCAAGCACGAGGGGTATAA
- a CDS encoding ABC transporter ATP-binding protein, translating to MTAHIIAKNVGVEFPIFNSSHRSLKKSILNATTGGRVAKDSKNHVVVRALDDINLEFHPGDRVGLVGHNGSGKTTLLRVLSGVYAPTQGQLSTQGSIATLLDVSLGMDGEATGYENIRIRGLLMGLSMAQIDAQIDEIAEFTDLGEYLDMPMRTYSSGMTVRLGFAVSTSVHADIVIMDEWLSVGDADFQLKATQRLNDMVNRASILILASHSMDLVEKTCNKIIRMEHGKIAEIYNNTLIAV from the coding sequence ATGACAGCACACATCATTGCCAAAAACGTCGGCGTCGAATTTCCTATTTTTAATAGCAGCCACCGTTCTTTGAAAAAAAGCATTTTAAATGCCACAACAGGCGGTCGCGTCGCCAAGGACAGTAAAAACCATGTGGTTGTACGCGCCCTTGATGACATCAATTTAGAATTCCACCCGGGAGACCGGGTTGGGCTGGTTGGACACAACGGCTCTGGAAAAACCACCTTACTGCGTGTGCTATCGGGGGTGTATGCACCCACGCAAGGTCAGCTTTCAACCCAAGGCAGCATTGCCACTTTGCTCGACGTGAGCTTGGGCATGGATGGCGAGGCCACAGGTTATGAAAACATCCGCATCCGTGGCTTGTTGATGGGGCTGTCCATGGCTCAAATTGATGCTCAAATTGATGAAATCGCTGAGTTTACCGATTTGGGCGAATATTTGGACATGCCCATGCGCACCTACTCATCAGGCATGACCGTGCGTTTAGGTTTCGCCGTATCCACCAGCGTCCACGCCGACATTGTCATCATGGATGAATGGCTGTCCGTTGGTGATGCCGATTTTCAGCTCAAAGCCACGCAACGGTTGAACGACATGGTGAATCGCGCATCAATTTTGATTTTGGCATCACACAGCATGGATTTGGTTGAAAAAACATGCAACAAAATCATACGCATGGAGCATGGCAAGATCGCAGAGATTTACAACAACACACTTATCGCTGTTTAA
- a CDS encoding ABC transporter permease, whose product MTDFIKCFTSPQQWWTLAMFDIKQRYRRSTLGPLWMTLSTGIMVGTLGVLWSTLFKTNIQEFMPFFAAGLILWTFLSGQIVEACTGYTQFEGYIKQINLPLPLYLLRIWSRNMIILAHNMLVFIVIWMVFGFTWMPNLLMLVLGFALMSLVVFFASIPIAILCTRFRDITPIVQSLVQILYFFTPIMWQPKTLPKEYAYLAEYNPIHHLMELVRAPMLGQTANLDSWLWSFGLLAFFFVAAVVMHNRYRTRVAYWL is encoded by the coding sequence GTGACCGATTTTATCAAATGCTTCACCTCTCCTCAACAATGGTGGACTCTTGCAATGTTTGACATCAAACAACGCTACCGCCGTTCAACACTGGGTCCTTTGTGGATGACCCTGAGCACAGGCATCATGGTCGGCACCTTGGGGGTCTTGTGGTCAACCCTATTTAAAACGAACATACAAGAATTCATGCCTTTTTTTGCTGCAGGTTTGATTCTGTGGACTTTTTTGTCTGGCCAAATCGTTGAAGCCTGTACGGGCTACACCCAATTTGAAGGCTACATCAAGCAAATCAACTTGCCATTGCCTTTGTATTTATTGCGCATCTGGTCACGCAATATGATCATACTGGCACACAACATGTTGGTTTTCATCGTCATTTGGATGGTGTTTGGTTTCACGTGGATGCCCAATCTGCTCATGCTGGTTCTGGGCTTTGCCCTCATGTCGCTTGTGGTGTTTTTTGCCTCCATTCCCATTGCCATTTTGTGCACGCGTTTCCGAGACATCACCCCCATCGTTCAAAGCCTCGTTCAAATACTGTATTTTTTCACCCCCATCATGTGGCAACCCAAGACCCTGCCCAAAGAATACGCCTATTTGGCTGAATATAACCCGATTCATCATCTGATGGAGTTGGTTCGCGCACCCATGCTCGGCCAAACTGCAAACCTCGATTCATGGTTGTGGTCGTTCGGCTTATTGGCATTTTTCTTTGTCGCGGCTGTTGTCATGCACAACCGTTATCGCACCCGCGTTGCGTATTGGCTGTAA